The proteins below are encoded in one region of bacterium:
- a CDS encoding radical SAM protein yields MKIIFVEMSCSLKKGFKEDHDSYIISEPLALEYLSAIAEKQGHTTLVLQQANKSFATMLLEINTFAPEILCCSCWSANFNQTIEMLNEIKKINPRIITIIGGIHVTTDPNAIAHKCVDIAVKGEGEATFAELLDRIENHKPLERCKGIFHKVGNQIFEEENRERIMNIDSISFPDRKHTNFSQYAVHALNYPPSNKQRSALVFGSRGCKYNCEFCTNRVSWSNKVTYRTPDNIIDEIRILKIKYNVNHIQFADECLTSNKEWLYELCDKIHFHSLQTPITIFGRVNEVDNEMLIYLKKAGVVAISYGVESLDSNILKTMRKGINLNHIRKAFETTINNGILSSCLLMVGYANEEMEVLDAINRELPTIPFTRFTLSFTYPFLGTRLRKRVDEENLWLAEKYKNPSYATIECQVLKTKHYTDLNKFAKDLYYRIYSSENYQETVKKILKINPILKESFIYFFSILEKEFNLELQKHIE; encoded by the coding sequence ATGAAGATAATTTTTGTTGAGATGTCGTGCAGCCTAAAAAAAGGGTTCAAAGAAGATCATGATAGTTATATTATATCTGAACCTTTGGCCTTAGAATATCTATCTGCTATTGCTGAGAAGCAAGGTCATACAACATTAGTCCTGCAGCAGGCAAATAAAAGTTTTGCAACAATGCTTTTAGAAATTAATACATTTGCCCCAGAAATATTGTGCTGTTCATGCTGGTCTGCAAATTTCAATCAAACCATTGAGATGCTTAATGAAATTAAAAAAATTAACCCTCGGATTATTACTATTATAGGTGGTATTCATGTTACGACTGATCCAAACGCGATCGCACATAAATGTGTAGATATTGCAGTTAAAGGTGAAGGTGAGGCCACCTTTGCAGAATTGCTGGATAGAATAGAAAATCATAAACCACTAGAAAGGTGCAAGGGTATCTTTCACAAGGTTGGGAATCAAATTTTTGAAGAAGAAAACAGGGAAAGAATTATGAATATAGATTCAATATCCTTTCCTGACAGGAAACATACTAATTTTTCGCAGTATGCAGTCCATGCACTTAACTATCCTCCTTCAAATAAGCAAAGATCTGCTCTCGTTTTTGGATCTCGCGGGTGCAAATATAATTGTGAATTTTGTACAAACAGAGTTTCCTGGAGTAATAAAGTTACCTATAGAACACCTGATAATATTATTGATGAAATTCGTATTCTAAAAATAAAATATAATGTCAATCATATACAATTTGCAGATGAATGCTTAACCAGTAATAAGGAATGGTTGTATGAATTATGCGATAAAATCCACTTCCATTCATTACAAACTCCTATAACTATATTCGGAAGGGTAAATGAAGTAGATAACGAAATGCTCATATATTTAAAAAAAGCAGGGGTCGTCGCGATTTCATACGGAGTTGAAAGTCTAGACAGCAATATTTTAAAAACAATGAGAAAAGGCATTAACCTTAACCATATCAGGAAAGCGTTTGAAACCACGATTAATAACGGAATCCTATCTTCCTGTTTACTAATGGTAGGATATGCCAATGAAGAAATGGAGGTATTAGATGCCATTAATAGAGAACTCCCGACCATCCCATTTACACGGTTTACACTTTCCTTTACTTATCCTTTTTTAGGTACAAGATTAAGAAAGAGGGTAGATGAAGAAAATTTATGGCTTGCAGAAAAATATAAGAATCCCAGTTATGCGACAATAGAGTGCCAAGTTTTAAAGACAAAACATTATACAGACCTAAATAAATTTGCAAAGGATCTATATTATAGAATTTATAGTTCAGAAAACTATCAAGAAACTGTTAAGAAAATACTAAAAATAAATCCTATACTTAAAGAGAGTTTTATTTATTTCTTTTCTATTTTGGAAAAGGAATTTAATCTAGAACTTCAAAAACATATAGAATAA